AGCTACCTCGGGCTCATCGAGGAGCGGTACGCCGACGCCCTCGACGAGGACGGCGAAGAGTTCCTGGAGTTTGCCGTCGACGGCGCCGAGCGGATGCGCGAGATGATCGACGGGCTGCTGGAGTACTCTCGCGTCGAGACCCAGGGCGAACCGTTCGAGCCGATCGAGCTGGACGCCGTCCTCGAGGACGTCCTCGCGGATCTGCAGCTGCGGATCGAGGAGAGCGACGCCGAGATCACGACCGAGTCGCTACCGCGCATCGAGGGCGACGGGGGCCAGCTCCGGCAGGTGTTCCAGAACCTGCTGGCGAACGCGATCACCTACAGCGGCGACGACCCCCCGCGGATTCACGTCGAAGCCGAACGAGCCGGCTCCGGGTGGCGGATCGCCGTCCACGACGAGGGGATCGGAATCGAGCCCGACGAGCAGGACCAGGTCTTCGAGGTGTTCCAGCGGCTCCACAGCCACGAGGAGTACGGCGGAACGGGGATCGGGCTGGCGCTGTGTCGGCGCATCGTCGAGCGCCACGGCGGCGAGATCACGGTCGACTCCGAGCCCGGTGAGGGCTCGACGTTCACGATCCGCCTACCGGAGGAGCGCGACCGGTAGCCGACTACGACCGTCCGTACCGCTGTGCGTGGTCGGGGCAGAACTCGGGTTCACGGAGCTGGGCCGCGATCAGGTCCTCGTGGTAGTGGGCGTTGAAGAGCCGACACCCCTCCCGCTCGCAGAAGGCCTCGCCCGTCTCGAGGACGTGGTACGCCTGCAGGGCGTACCCCTTCAGGGCGTCTGTCGTTCGGGGGTCGTCCTCGATCAGGAAGTCGCCCTCGACGCGGTTCTCGAGGACTTCCCGGGGCGGAACGTCGCCCGACAGCAGCGAGTGGCGCTGTTTCTCCTTGTAGTAGGCCTCGGGCTTCGCGGGGGCCTCGTAGAGCCCGGGCACCGAGAGCAGCGCCGGCTGGCCGAGGACGGTCACACGCTTGTGCCAGCGCCCGTCGTGGTCACCCCAGGTGCCGATCGCCCGATCGAGGAGTGCGACGTGTAGCGTCTCGAGTCCTCGCTCCTCGGGCGGGAGCGCGCTGTTTAACGCGCGCTGGACCTGCCGGCCGTCGTAGAGGACACCTCCCTCGCGCTCGGGGTTCTCGAGGGCGCGTTCCTCGTATCGGATCGTTCCCAGCATCGTGTTCCCGGTCTCGCGGTCGTACGGCGAGCGGACCCGCGCCTCGGCGAACCGTTCGGCGAGCTCGTCGGTCCGGTGGACGTCGAGGAACCGATCTCGGACCGAGACCTCCGCTTCGACGCGGTCCGCGAGCCAGGCCGCGATCGCGTCCGCGTCGACGGTTCCACCGTCCTCGTGTGGCGGTTCTGACCCCTCTCCGTCGCCGCCTCTCGCGGGCGCCCGATAGATGATCGCTCGATCGACCATGTATTACCTAGTCGTACCACGGAGTGAATCAGTTACGGTCCCGCGGTCGCCGACCGATTTATATTGCCGTCGGTCGTTCACTTCTACAAACATGTTTCCGCCGGTACTCTCGAACGAGTCGATCCTCACCGACGAGATGAACCCGCTCACGCGGGCGTACCACGACGCGGTCGTCTACGACGAGGTCGACGCCGAGGACCCCCTCTACGAGGGGCCGCTGGTGATCTACGCCAACGGCTGGCTCGAGCTCGAGGGGAACCGACTGCTCTCGCCGAGCGCGGTCCACCACGTCGATATCTACGACGACGAGCGTCCGCCTGCGGCAGACGACGACCGCGACGACGATCGGCGAACTGGACGGTCCGGCCCCCGGTAGTCGCCCCGGGTGTCGGCTCCGAGTCACCCCTCCAGAAACGACGGCGTCGTCGGCTCTTCTTGCTCTGCCTCCCGCCAGGTGTGCTCGGGCTCCCAGCCTAGTTCCGCTCGAGCTTTCGTTGTCGCAAACGCCGCGTCCTCGCCCTCAAGGGTGCAGTTCGGGGGCAGGTCGTCGTAGACGTCCTCGATCGCCGCCGCTGTAGGTCGGCCGAGGTAGTTCTCCGCCGCGACCGCGAGGTAGGCCTCGTGACCCTCGCGGTCGGCCGTGAGCGCGGCGTCGACCAGCGAAACCAGATCCCGGACGTCGACGTACGACCAGAAGTTGCCGCTCCCCTGATCCCCGGGTGCGGTCGTTTCGGGGTCGAACGCCTCTCTGACTCGGGCGAGCTGTTGGCTGCCGGGGTAGCTCACCCACGCGGGACGCAGCGACGTTACCGGCACGTCGAACACCCGGACCGTGCGCTCGGCGATCACCTCGCCGACGAGCTTCGAGGTTCCGTAGGGATCCTCCGGGCGTTGCGGGTGGGCCTCGTCGATCGGCAGGTAATCGGGCAGGGAGGGGGTCGCCGCGAACGGCATCCCGTAGGTGCTCTCGCTGGAGGTCCAGATCACCTCCGCGTTCGTCCGTCCGGCGGCCTCGAGGACGTGGTAGGTGCTCAGGACGTTCGTCTCGAAGGTCTCGCCGCCCGCACGGATCCCCATCGCCGGGATCCCGGCGCAGTGGACGACGGCGTCGGGATCGGGATCGCGGAGCAGCTCCCTGGCGACGCCCTGGTCGGTCAGATCCCCCGCGAGAAAGGTCGCGTGCTCCCGCTTGCCGGGCGGGCGTTCGAGGTCGACGCCGACGACCTCGTGGCCCGCGCTCGCGAGCCCATCGACGATCCAGCTGCCGATCCCACCGGTCGCACCGGTGACGACGACGTGCATGCTCGAGTCGACTCGATCCCGGGGAAAAACCGTGGGGGTTCCCGCCCGACCCCGCTCACTCCGGTTCGTCGGCCGCGGGGAGCGTAATCGTAAACGTCGAGCCTTCGCCGGGCTCGGAGTCGACGGCGATCTCGCCGTCGTGGCGCTCGACGATGCGCTGACACAGCGCCAGCCCGATTCCCGTCCCCTCGTACTCCTCGGCGGAGTGCAGGCGGTCGAACACCTGGAAGACCCGGTGCTGATCCTCCGGATCGATCCCGATCCCCTCGTCGCTGACCGAGATCGTCCACTCGGCGCCCCGTCGGTCCGCGTCGACGTGTACTCGCGGCGGTTTTTCGCCGCTGTAGGTGATCGCGTTCTCGAGTAGGTTCTGAAGCACCTGCCGGAGCTGGCTCCCGTCGCCGCGGACCCGCGGGAGCGTCCCGGTCGTGATCTCGGCGCCGCTCTCCTCGATCCGCAGCTGCAGATCCGCGAGGACGTCCTCAAGAACGTCCTCGAGGGCGACGGGTTCGAACGGTTCGCCCTGGGTCTCGACGCGAGAGTACTCCAGCAGCCCGTCGATCATCTCGCGCATCCGCTCGGCGCCGTCGACCGCGTACGCGATGAACTCCTCGCCGTCCTCGTCGAGCGCCTCGGCGTACCGCTCCTCGATGAGTCCGAGGTAGCTGGTGACCATCCGCAGGGGTTCCTGCAGGTCGTGGCTGGCGGCGTAGGCGAACTGTTCGAGGCGTTCGTTCGAGGCCTCCAGCTGGCGCCGGCGCTCCTTGAGCCGCTCCTCCAGTCGCTTCCGGTCGGTGATATCGGCGATGATCCCCTCCACGTCGATGACGGCCCCCTCCTCGTCGAAGAGTGCGCGGCCACGGTCCCTGACCCACCGCACGTCGCCGTCGGCCGTCTCGATGCGGTAGGTCTCCGAGAAGGGCTCTCCCTTCGCCGCCTGCTGGTTGACGGTCTCCCAGAGCCGTTCGCGATCGCTCTCGACCATCACATCCTCGCCCCAGCTGAGCTCGCCGCTCTCGAGGACGTCGGGATCGTACCCGGTTAGAGCCTCGCAGGCGTCGCTGACGAACGTCATGGGCCAGCCGCGCTCGGTCTTGCAGCGGTAGACCATCCCGGGGACGTTTTCGATCAGCGTCGAGAGCCGGCGCTCGCGCATTCGGAGCTGGCGCTCTCGCTCCTTCCGCTCGGTGATATCCTGGGCGATGGTCATCCCGCCGAAGACGTCGCCGTCGCCGTCGGTGATCGGCACGACGTGGACGACCCACTCCCGGTCGGCGTACTCGAGCTCGACCTCTCGGGACTCGCCCCCGAGGGCGGCCCGGAAGGCTCCCTCGAGGCTCCGGCCGATCCCGTCGGGCCAGACCTCCTGGACGGGCTGGCCCTCGATCTCGGTTGCCGACACCGGCAGCGTATCGAACGTTCGTCCCGCCGCGAGCGTGTACCGCAGGTCGTCGTCGAACAGCGTCACGATCCCGTTGGGGACGTTCTCGGCGAGCGTTCGGTACTGCTGCTGGGACTGTCTGAGCCGGCGCTCGCGTCGCCTGCGGTCGGTGATGTCGCGGGCGACGGCGATCATGTAGCCGTCGTCGACTCCGACGTAGCTGACGTTGACTTCCGCCGGGTAGGTCGTTCCGTCCTTTCGCTCGTGGACCCCCTCGATCGTCACGGCGTCCTCGAGTGCGACGTCCTCGACGTGGTCGCGCCACGCCTCGACGTCGGCGAACCGTCGTTCGATGTCGGGGACCGCGAGCGCGAGCAGCTCGTCCCGGTCGTAGCCGAGCCGGCGACAGGCCGTCTCGTTTGCGTCGAGGATCCGTCCCGTCTCCGACTCGATCACCAGAACGACGTCGTTCGAGTGATCCAGCAGCGTCCGGAACAGCTCGAGCTCCCGCTCGCGTTCCTTGCGGTCGGTGACGTCCCGGAAGTATACCGACAGCCCCGTCTCGGAGGGGTAGGCCCGCACCTCGAACCAGCTGTCCAGCGGCTCCGGGTAGTACTCCTCGAACGTGACCGTCTCCGTCTCGGTCATCGCACGCTCGTACTTCGGTTTGAACTGCCGCTCGAGGGCGGACGAGAACGTCTCCCAGACGTTCCTGCCGACGAGCTCCCGATCGTCGGGGTTGATCAGCTCGTGGGCTCGCTCGTTGAGGTAGGTAAACTCCCAGTCCTCGTCGAGCGCGAAAAATGCGTCCGAGATCCGACCGTAGGTGTCCTCGAACTGCCGACGGCTCCGTCGGTTCTCGATCGCCGTCCCGAGGACGGCTGCGACGCTTTCGACGAAGCTGGCGTCGTGTGGGATGAATGACCGGGCGTCGGTCGCGTACGCCCCCAGCACGCCCCAGGGCTCCTCAGCGGAACCGATCCGGACGCCGATCCCGCCGACGACGCCGTGATCGGCGAACAGCTCGGGGCTGTGGACGCGCTCCTCGCCACGGACGTCCTCGACGAGGAACGGCTCCTTGCACCGAAGCACCTCGCCGACGAGCGTGTCGGCGCTCGCCGGAACCGTCGCCGAACCGACCAGTCCCGCACGCCAGCCGGCGCCCGCCCGGAGCAACGCCTCGTCGGCGGTGCGAAACTCGAGGACGGCCGCGCGCTCGACCGCAAGCCCCTCGGTGAGGGCGTCCGCCGCTTCGTCGAGCAGCGCCTCGAGATCGTCCGTCTCGAGCGCCCGTTGGCCGAGATCGGCGACGACCTCCTGTCGCCGTGTTCGCGTACAGACGTCGGGACTGTTCGACGAGGACGACTCCATTCTCGTCTACGATAGCCGAACTGTAGGTATAAAATCTGTGTCGTTCGGTTCGTCACGATTCCGACCGACGGTCGACAAAGACGACTCCGTCTCAGTCGTCGG
This genomic window from Natronococcus occultus SP4 contains:
- a CDS encoding NAD-dependent epimerase/dehydratase family protein, whose amino-acid sequence is MHVVVTGATGGIGSWIVDGLASAGHEVVGVDLERPPGKREHATFLAGDLTDQGVARELLRDPDPDAVVHCAGIPAMGIRAGGETFETNVLSTYHVLEAAGRTNAEVIWTSSESTYGMPFAATPSLPDYLPIDEAHPQRPEDPYGTSKLVGEVIAERTVRVFDVPVTSLRPAWVSYPGSQQLARVREAFDPETTAPGDQGSGNFWSYVDVRDLVSLVDAALTADREGHEAYLAVAAENYLGRPTAAAIEDVYDDLPPNCTLEGEDAAFATTKARAELGWEPEHTWREAEQEEPTTPSFLEG
- a CDS encoding PAS domain S-box protein; this translates as MESSSSNSPDVCTRTRRQEVVADLGQRALETDDLEALLDEAADALTEGLAVERAAVLEFRTADEALLRAGAGWRAGLVGSATVPASADTLVGEVLRCKEPFLVEDVRGEERVHSPELFADHGVVGGIGVRIGSAEEPWGVLGAYATDARSFIPHDASFVESVAAVLGTAIENRRSRRQFEDTYGRISDAFFALDEDWEFTYLNERAHELINPDDRELVGRNVWETFSSALERQFKPKYERAMTETETVTFEEYYPEPLDSWFEVRAYPSETGLSVYFRDVTDRKERERELELFRTLLDHSNDVVLVIESETGRILDANETACRRLGYDRDELLALAVPDIERRFADVEAWRDHVEDVALEDAVTIEGVHERKDGTTYPAEVNVSYVGVDDGYMIAVARDITDRRRRERRLRQSQQQYRTLAENVPNGIVTLFDDDLRYTLAAGRTFDTLPVSATEIEGQPVQEVWPDGIGRSLEGAFRAALGGESREVELEYADREWVVHVVPITDGDGDVFGGMTIAQDITERKERERQLRMRERRLSTLIENVPGMVYRCKTERGWPMTFVSDACEALTGYDPDVLESGELSWGEDVMVESDRERLWETVNQQAAKGEPFSETYRIETADGDVRWVRDRGRALFDEEGAVIDVEGIIADITDRKRLEERLKERRRQLEASNERLEQFAYAASHDLQEPLRMVTSYLGLIEERYAEALDEDGEEFIAYAVDGAERMREMIDGLLEYSRVETQGEPFEPVALEDVLEDVLADLQLRIEESGAEITTGTLPRVRGDGSQLRQVLQNLLENAITYSGEKPPRVHVDADRRGAEWTISVSDEGIGIDPEDQHRVFQVFDRLHSAEEYEGTGIGLALCQRIVERHDGEIAVDSEPGEGSTFTITLPAADEPE
- a CDS encoding DUF7001 family protein; translated protein: MVDRAIIYRAPARGGDGEGSEPPHEDGGTVDADAIAAWLADRVEAEVSVRDRFLDVHRTDELAERFAEARVRSPYDRETGNTMLGTIRYEERALENPEREGGVLYDGRQVQRALNSALPPEERGLETLHVALLDRAIGTWGDHDGRWHKRVTVLGQPALLSVPGLYEAPAKPEAYYKEKQRHSLLSGDVPPREVLENRVEGDFLIEDDPRTTDALKGYALQAYHVLETGEAFCEREGCRLFNAHYHEDLIAAQLREPEFCPDHAQRYGRS